Proteins co-encoded in one Paenibacillus antri genomic window:
- a CDS encoding L-fucose/L-arabinose isomerase family protein → MRGTFERAKARVGVITVGHEPYWGQFPGLKEELEGYGREFEKMLRANDVDVVSGGFVDNVDKSFAASASLKAKDVDFLFCFLSTYVTSSSAATAILNLNVPTVLVALQPRKRLDYRNTTTYMQLANDNICSLPEIGGVLVRAGKPAAGMIVGTLHDDERAVRELRSWCQVANARRAFKHAKIGYLGHTYEGMYDMNSDPTAFTAAFGSHVQMLEMCDLAKLVGDVTSGETQEKIEEIKSVFTIADPFIDPVTRPIRPEDLEWSAKVAVGLDKLVAEYGLTGLAYYYRGRDNNEYERIGSNMVLGNSLLTGKGVPLAGEADLKTCAAMLIMDRLDAGGSFAELHPCDFVDDIVLVGHDGPHNIKIADGRPVIRGLEVFHGKAGSGIGVEFSIKSGPVTLLGISQTADGRFKMIATEGESIKGEIPQTGNTNTRCSFGVSVAEFIEKWCSAGPTHHFALGVGHVGAKIKNVAKVMGIELEIV, encoded by the coding sequence ATGAGAGGAACGTTCGAACGGGCGAAGGCGCGCGTAGGGGTCATTACGGTCGGTCATGAGCCGTATTGGGGGCAATTCCCGGGGTTGAAGGAAGAGCTTGAAGGCTACGGACGAGAGTTCGAAAAGATGCTGCGGGCGAACGACGTCGACGTCGTTTCGGGCGGCTTCGTCGACAACGTCGACAAGTCGTTCGCGGCGTCCGCGTCGTTGAAAGCGAAGGACGTCGACTTTTTATTTTGTTTCTTAAGCACGTACGTCACGTCGTCCTCCGCGGCGACCGCGATTCTCAACCTGAACGTGCCGACGGTGCTGGTGGCGCTGCAGCCTCGCAAGCGCCTCGATTATCGGAATACGACGACGTATATGCAGCTTGCGAACGACAACATCTGCTCGCTGCCGGAAATCGGCGGCGTCCTCGTCCGCGCGGGCAAGCCGGCGGCGGGCATGATCGTCGGGACGCTGCACGACGACGAGCGGGCGGTACGGGAGCTGCGGTCGTGGTGCCAGGTCGCGAACGCGCGGCGCGCTTTCAAGCATGCGAAGATCGGCTACCTCGGGCATACGTACGAGGGGATGTACGATATGAACTCGGATCCGACGGCGTTCACGGCGGCGTTCGGCTCGCACGTGCAGATGCTCGAGATGTGCGATCTCGCGAAGCTCGTCGGCGACGTAACTTCGGGCGAGACGCAGGAGAAAATCGAAGAGATCAAGAGCGTATTCACGATCGCCGATCCGTTCATCGATCCGGTGACGCGCCCGATCCGGCCGGAGGATCTCGAATGGTCGGCGAAGGTCGCCGTAGGGCTCGACAAGCTGGTCGCGGAGTACGGCTTGACGGGACTGGCGTATTATTACCGCGGGCGCGACAACAACGAGTACGAGCGTATCGGATCCAACATGGTGCTCGGCAATTCGCTGTTGACGGGCAAGGGCGTGCCGCTTGCGGGCGAAGCGGATCTGAAAACGTGCGCGGCGATGCTGATCATGGACCGGCTGGACGCGGGCGGCTCCTTCGCCGAGCTCCATCCGTGCGACTTCGTCGACGATATCGTGCTCGTCGGACACGACGGGCCGCATAACATCAAGATCGCGGACGGCCGCCCGGTCATTCGCGGGCTCGAGGTGTTTCACGGCAAGGCCGGCTCCGGCATCGGCGTCGAGTTCAGCATCAAGTCCGGGCCGGTCACGCTGCTCGGCATTTCGCAGACGGCGGACGGCCGCTTCAAGATGATCGCGACCGAAGGCGAGTCCATCAAAGGGGAAATTCCGCAGACGGGCAATACGAATACGCGGTGCAGCTTCGGCGTAAGCGTAGCGGAGTTTATCGAGAAGTGGTGCTCCGCGGGACCGACGCATCACTTCGCCCTTGGGGTGGGCCATGTCGGGGCGAAAATCAAGAACGTCGCGAAGGTCATGGGCATCGAACTGGAGATCGTGTAA
- a CDS encoding glycoside hydrolase family 3 protein, with the protein MVGKYRIVPTEAARRAVGAMDFRRLLNQVCCPTFGRIGEARLEEFGAMFFHPTERDALEAAISKFRSRCEVPPFIVSDLECGPGNMILGATKFPYMMGLSQTNSPESAYEAGRIAAVEAGALGYNWTFSPVADLAVDPDSPVVGMRSAGSDPEQVVKMAGAYMDGLQRHGMMATIKHFPGDGYTSWDQHLTTPSLPLGRAAWREGPGRVFRELIERGAMAVMPGHIALPAFDEPDANGLYPPATVSKRLLVDLLRGELGFEGLVVTDAMEMGGIVGYMNYYDACAAALENGCDMLLFPRMDDRFYAEMERRVEAGALRLETMRERAARIVALKGQMGLFDAAPSAPHPERIDPDAHAAVARRVVEESITVVRDRNGLVPFAAGLETKVLHAVVMNNHDRYGDLLARMKRELEKCAGVVDQWVDPGPDALFGAAAERRYDLIVCSIGSRLSYGLNVVRLHDEVARNMMGGWTKFDTPVVFVSHFHPFVHKEYEASIETMINTYGDLECTAELLVQGIFGRRPLRRTLHAHDE; encoded by the coding sequence ATGGTAGGCAAATACCGGATCGTTCCGACGGAGGCGGCGCGCCGCGCGGTCGGGGCGATGGACTTCCGCCGCCTGCTGAACCAAGTGTGCTGCCCGACGTTCGGCCGCATCGGCGAAGCGCGTCTCGAAGAGTTCGGCGCGATGTTCTTCCATCCGACGGAGCGGGACGCGTTGGAAGCGGCGATCTCGAAGTTCCGATCGCGCTGCGAAGTGCCCCCGTTCATCGTGAGCGACCTCGAGTGCGGTCCGGGCAACATGATCCTCGGCGCGACGAAGTTTCCCTACATGATGGGACTGAGCCAGACGAATTCGCCGGAATCGGCCTACGAGGCCGGCCGCATCGCCGCCGTAGAAGCGGGGGCGCTCGGCTACAATTGGACGTTCTCGCCGGTGGCGGACCTGGCGGTCGACCCGGACAGTCCGGTCGTCGGCATGCGCAGCGCGGGAAGCGATCCCGAACAGGTCGTCAAGATGGCGGGCGCGTACATGGACGGCTTGCAGCGGCACGGGATGATGGCGACGATCAAGCATTTCCCGGGGGACGGGTATACGTCCTGGGATCAACACTTGACGACGCCGTCGCTCCCGCTCGGCCGCGCCGCGTGGCGGGAAGGGCCGGGGCGCGTCTTCCGGGAGTTGATCGAGCGCGGGGCGATGGCGGTCATGCCCGGCCATATCGCGCTGCCGGCGTTCGACGAGCCCGACGCGAACGGACTGTACCCGCCCGCCACCGTATCGAAGCGGCTGCTCGTCGATCTGCTGCGGGGAGAGCTCGGCTTCGAGGGATTGGTCGTTACCGACGCGATGGAGATGGGCGGCATCGTCGGCTACATGAACTATTACGACGCGTGCGCCGCCGCCCTCGAGAACGGCTGCGACATGCTGCTGTTCCCGCGCATGGACGACCGATTTTACGCGGAGATGGAGCGGCGCGTCGAAGCGGGGGCGCTGCGGCTCGAGACGATGCGCGAGCGGGCGGCGCGCATCGTGGCGCTGAAAGGGCAGATGGGCTTATTCGATGCGGCCCCGTCCGCGCCGCATCCGGAGCGCATCGATCCGGACGCGCACGCGGCAGTCGCGCGGCGGGTCGTCGAGGAAAGCATAACGGTCGTCCGAGATCGCAACGGCCTCGTCCCGTTCGCCGCCGGACTCGAGACGAAGGTGCTGCACGCGGTCGTCATGAACAACCACGATCGGTACGGCGACCTGCTGGCGCGGATGAAGCGGGAGCTCGAGAAATGCGCGGGCGTCGTCGACCAGTGGGTCGATCCGGGTCCGGACGCGTTGTTCGGGGCCGCGGCGGAACGGCGCTACGACCTGATCGTCTGCTCGATCGGCAGCCGGCTCAGCTACGGCCTGAACGTCGTGCGACTGCACGACGAGGTCGCGCGCAACATGATGGGCGGCTGGACGAAGTTCGACACGCCCGTCGTGTTCGTTTCGCACTTCCACCCCTTCGTGCATAAGGAGTACGAAGCTTCGATCGAAACGATGATCAATACATACGGAGATCTCGAATGCACGGCCGAACTGCTTGTGCAAGGCATCTTCGGACGGAGGCCGCTTCGGCGGACGCTGCACGCGCACGACGAATAG